Proteins found in one Oncorhynchus gorbuscha isolate QuinsamMale2020 ecotype Even-year linkage group LG15, OgorEven_v1.0, whole genome shotgun sequence genomic segment:
- the LOC123997974 gene encoding NF-kappa-B inhibitor delta isoform X1, which produces MHWQKSPKEKPCYTLPTVKKLLEQKRKRETSSTATTSTGVSTATVLSQQVSTPEKSTSTGVASSYSDMAVGYERWGPMDEHQALSAIHEGPFSPMGNNYFSSPSSSMDYSQTPAYSTQMASSYRTQQIQDYPDTRMPQCYTECPVTEAVSSLVPSGPLQSAVFSWSSGALGPTELVQQVFSGQMDVIKLEEARMFLRGMDYSRTTWQDDDGDTILHIYTAKGLREYAFAAAERLAELGRLDSKEHKGKTALLVAVTANHPEIVQDLLSLGADINACDVKGQTALHLAATYGFPRVMQVILSIGPGVNLEARNFEGLTPLHCAAISHSDTMKTLSSLSSTGLGDASLHALAEEKLSWLQMLLNTGASLTSQEIKSNKTVLHLAVKEGNIQLVRHLLKNPLDNMRDFVNMKAHGHTALHMAAGLHGSPHQEEMLRLLLGRGADPSIRNLENDQPAHLLQSGLHGEQLKLILKKRSASSRRRVMSLQDQE; this is translated from the exons CACCGAAGGAGAAGCCGTGTTACACTCTTCCCACAGTGAAGAAACTCCTGgagcagaagaggaagagggagacctcCTCGACGGCAACAACCAGTACCGGTGTCTCCACTGCCACTGTCCTCTCCCAACAGGTGTCAACACCAGAGAAGTCTACCTCAACAG GTGTAGCCAGCAGCTACTCAGACATGGCAGTGGGGTATGAGAGATGGGGTCCTATGGATGAGCACCAAGCCCTCTCGGCCATACATGAAGGTCCATTCTCCCCTATGGGGAACAATTACTTCTCCAGCCCATCCTCCTCAATGGACTACAGCCAAACTCCGGCCTACAGCACTCAGATGGCCTccagctacagaacacagcagattcAGGACTACCCAGACACCAGGATGCCCCAGTGTTAT ACGGAGTGTCCAGTGACCGAGGCTGTGTCTAGTTTGGTTCCTTCAGGGCCCCTGCAGTCTGCTGTCTTCTCCTGGTCATCGGGGGCCCTGGGCCCCACAGAGCTTGTCCAGCAGGTGTTTAGTGGCCAGATGGATGTCATTAAGCTGGAGGAAGCCAGGATGTTCCTTAGAGGGATGGACTACAGCAGAACCACCTGGCAGGATGACGACGGAGACac GATTCTGCACATCTATACAGCCAAGGGCCTGAGGGAGTATGCATTTGCTGCAGCAGAGAGGCTTGCTGAGCTGGGCAGGCTAGACTCCAAGGAACACAAGGGGAAG ACTGCTCTGCTGGTGGCGGTAACTGCTAACCATCCGGAAATCGTCCAGGATCTGTTGTCTTTAGGAGCGGATATAAATGCCTGTGATGTCAAAGGTCAAACAGCACTTCATCTTGCTGCCACCTATGGCTTCCCCAGGGTTATGCAG GTTATTCTCTCCATTGGGCCTGGAGTGAACCTGGAGGCTCGCAATTTTGAAG GTCTGACTCCTCTGCACTGTGCAGCCATCTCCCACAGTGACACCATGaagactctctcctccctctcctccaccggGCTGGGTGATGCCAGCCTCCATGCCCTGGCAGAGGAGAAGCTCTCCTGGCTGCAGATGCTACTCAACACCGGAGCCTCCCTGACCAGCCAG GAAATCAAAAGTAACAAGACTGTTCTTCACCTGGCTGTGAAGGAGGGGAACATCCAGCTGGTTCGCCATCTGCTGAAGAACCCCCTAGACAACATGAGGGACTTTGTCAACATGAAG GCCCACGGTCATACCGCACTGCACATGGCTGCTGGTCTCCATGGCAGCCCACACCAAGAGGAGATGCTGAGGCTGCTGCTGGGCCGTGGGGCCGACCCCAGCATCCGCAACCTGGAGAACGACCAGCCTGCACACCTGCTGCAGAGTGGACTCCACGGGGAACAG CTTAAGCTCATCCTGAAGAAGCGAAGTGCTTCCTCTCGTCGACGTGTAATGTCCTTACAGGACCAAGAGTGA
- the LOC123997974 gene encoding NF-kappa-B inhibitor delta isoform X2, with protein MHWQKSPKEKPCYTLPTVKKLLEQKRKRETSSTATTSTGVSTATVLSQQVSTPEKSTSTASSYSDMAVGYERWGPMDEHQALSAIHEGPFSPMGNNYFSSPSSSMDYSQTPAYSTQMASSYRTQQIQDYPDTRMPQCYTECPVTEAVSSLVPSGPLQSAVFSWSSGALGPTELVQQVFSGQMDVIKLEEARMFLRGMDYSRTTWQDDDGDTILHIYTAKGLREYAFAAAERLAELGRLDSKEHKGKTALLVAVTANHPEIVQDLLSLGADINACDVKGQTALHLAATYGFPRVMQVILSIGPGVNLEARNFEGLTPLHCAAISHSDTMKTLSSLSSTGLGDASLHALAEEKLSWLQMLLNTGASLTSQEIKSNKTVLHLAVKEGNIQLVRHLLKNPLDNMRDFVNMKAHGHTALHMAAGLHGSPHQEEMLRLLLGRGADPSIRNLENDQPAHLLQSGLHGEQLKLILKKRSASSRRRVMSLQDQE; from the exons CACCGAAGGAGAAGCCGTGTTACACTCTTCCCACAGTGAAGAAACTCCTGgagcagaagaggaagagggagacctcCTCGACGGCAACAACCAGTACCGGTGTCTCCACTGCCACTGTCCTCTCCCAACAGGTGTCAACACCAGAGAAGTCTACCTCAACAG CCAGCAGCTACTCAGACATGGCAGTGGGGTATGAGAGATGGGGTCCTATGGATGAGCACCAAGCCCTCTCGGCCATACATGAAGGTCCATTCTCCCCTATGGGGAACAATTACTTCTCCAGCCCATCCTCCTCAATGGACTACAGCCAAACTCCGGCCTACAGCACTCAGATGGCCTccagctacagaacacagcagattcAGGACTACCCAGACACCAGGATGCCCCAGTGTTAT ACGGAGTGTCCAGTGACCGAGGCTGTGTCTAGTTTGGTTCCTTCAGGGCCCCTGCAGTCTGCTGTCTTCTCCTGGTCATCGGGGGCCCTGGGCCCCACAGAGCTTGTCCAGCAGGTGTTTAGTGGCCAGATGGATGTCATTAAGCTGGAGGAAGCCAGGATGTTCCTTAGAGGGATGGACTACAGCAGAACCACCTGGCAGGATGACGACGGAGACac GATTCTGCACATCTATACAGCCAAGGGCCTGAGGGAGTATGCATTTGCTGCAGCAGAGAGGCTTGCTGAGCTGGGCAGGCTAGACTCCAAGGAACACAAGGGGAAG ACTGCTCTGCTGGTGGCGGTAACTGCTAACCATCCGGAAATCGTCCAGGATCTGTTGTCTTTAGGAGCGGATATAAATGCCTGTGATGTCAAAGGTCAAACAGCACTTCATCTTGCTGCCACCTATGGCTTCCCCAGGGTTATGCAG GTTATTCTCTCCATTGGGCCTGGAGTGAACCTGGAGGCTCGCAATTTTGAAG GTCTGACTCCTCTGCACTGTGCAGCCATCTCCCACAGTGACACCATGaagactctctcctccctctcctccaccggGCTGGGTGATGCCAGCCTCCATGCCCTGGCAGAGGAGAAGCTCTCCTGGCTGCAGATGCTACTCAACACCGGAGCCTCCCTGACCAGCCAG GAAATCAAAAGTAACAAGACTGTTCTTCACCTGGCTGTGAAGGAGGGGAACATCCAGCTGGTTCGCCATCTGCTGAAGAACCCCCTAGACAACATGAGGGACTTTGTCAACATGAAG GCCCACGGTCATACCGCACTGCACATGGCTGCTGGTCTCCATGGCAGCCCACACCAAGAGGAGATGCTGAGGCTGCTGCTGGGCCGTGGGGCCGACCCCAGCATCCGCAACCTGGAGAACGACCAGCCTGCACACCTGCTGCAGAGTGGACTCCACGGGGAACAG CTTAAGCTCATCCTGAAGAAGCGAAGTGCTTCCTCTCGTCGACGTGTAATGTCCTTACAGGACCAAGAGTGA
- the LOC123996982 gene encoding phospholemman-like: MSTEGESILHDQSDFEYDYETLRTTGVIIGVILFVSGILIALTLIQQAPKYQRQMCHLQQYRRSVHGGEGESSWEVPLRGQHTHSLVYG; encoded by the exons ATGTCAACTGAAGGAG AATCGATTTTACATGATCAAAGTGACTTCGAATATG ATTATGAGACACTTCGAACTACAGGGGTCATCATTGGGGTGATCTTGTTTGTGTCGGGTATCCTAATAGCTCTTA CTCTAATACAGCAGGCACCCAAATACCAAAgacagatg TGCCACCTCCAACAGTATAGGCGAAGTGTACATGGGGGCGAGGGAGAGTCATCATGGGAGGTGCCGCTGAgaggccaacacacacactcacttgttTATGGCTGA